GAAATATACGTTTTTTAatagagggaccaggttccttaGCAATGGTTACcttttcaacaaaaactttatttttctgttgggaCTGAAATCTAGCTTTACAGGTTTCTTTAAAATGCCCAGTGTTACCACAGTGAGTGCAAAACCAGTTATCAGGGAAAGTaacgtacttgctatgagggttgtaaggagtactttccctttggaacccgattccctgTCTATTTTCCCCATTGTTCTTATACATGACAGTGCTAGCATCAGATGACTAGGTCCACTTGAGTGATTTTTCTAGATCATTCTTAACTCTGCCTAGATCTTCCTGAAGCTGTCTGTTTCTCTCAAGTTCAGTACACGGACTAGATTTCACTGATTTAACCTCATCTTCAAGCCTAAggtgtgcctcacttgcaacttcctttccaTTTTGGGTGATCTCATACCTACTTTCCCTTTTTAGTTCCTCAATTGTTTCCTTTAGGTCCACGACTACTACTAAtagatcatctctctcatgctctaAGCTAGCAATATTTTCAGTTAGAGCTTCTTTATCATTTTTTAAACACTCAATGGTCCTTTTTAAATCGACCACGACAACCACTAGATCATCTCTCTCATATTCTACTTTTCCTAATTCCACAGTTAatgcatttttatcatttataagactatgataagcatcaattaaaacattttccaaagatataagctttttctgagagtaagacttcaaatttctttgaacgtccagaaagtttacctcatcatcatcatcatctgatttTGCCAtcaaggcaaagatagagtcataTTCAGCTGCTTCACTTTATACTGCCATCATGGAGCTGTCACCTTGTTCATCGTCCTCTCCAGATtcactggaggagtctccccGTGAAGCAAGAGCTTGCTTCACAACATTGTCAGCGACATCTTTCTCTTGAATCGTTtgtcaggaaccgggttcctcttggcTGCTTTGTCTGTGTTGTGTTTGTACTGATCTTGCTTGAGGAGAggaaaatccttgatgaaatgtcctGGCTTCCCGCACTTATGACATAGGTCATAGCCTCTTGGCTTGCTAGAGCTGCCCCTTTTTGAGATCCCTCCATTTTTGCGAACCATTTTTTGAAATCTCTTTATTAGGTAAGCCATATCAGCATCCTCACCACTTGAGTCATTTTTGTCtgtcttgaggaccaggttcttctccctttTTGGCTATCTTCTCTCATTATCCttattcttcttcatttcataagttttcaaattgccaatgagttcatcaatggtcagCTTTTACAGATCCTTTTGCCTCTGTGATAGCATTTACTTTGCTTTCCCAGGAACCAGGTAATACACTAAGTATTTTCCTGACAAGTTTGTTCCTGGGAATGATTTCTCCCAGAGAGTGAAGCTCATTAATGATAGAGGTGAAGAGAGTGTGCATGTCCTGaatggactcatcatccttcatcctgaagagctcataCTTTGTGGTTAGCATATCAATCATCGAATGCTTGACTTGAGTTGTCCCTTCGTGTGCTGTTTGGAGAGCTTCCCAGATCTCCTTCACAGATTGACAGGCAGAAATCCTATTGTATTCATCTGGCCCAATGCCACAaacaaggattttctttgctcgAAAGTTCTTTTCTATAGCCTTGTGGTTAGCATCACTGTATTCCTTCCTAAACTTGGGAACAGTCACTGTTTGTTCCCCAATGGTTTTCATAGGAACGAAGGGACCATCATAGATAACATCCCAGAGCtctgaatcttcagccatgataaaatcatgcatccttgtcttccaccatccGTAGTATTGGccattgaatcttggtggtctgtAGGTGGATTGACCTTCttcgaagtttggtggagcaaccatgaggatcctttctaggtgttagcctgatagaaagaaccagctctgataccaattgataaaatttgagggtccaccaaactatatagagaaccaggttctctattagttcccacaTAACACATGCACactgcagtaagtaaatgacacaaagaagttttacgtggaaaactcccagctcacgggattaaaaaccacgacctacccttgtagaatttcaacttcactactgagcaaactttagattacaacctattataACCTagtaattaaactcttaatccctcactaacttgtaacaactctattacaagccactttgtaataactctattataaatacttacaactcgactaactctagccaagacacaaaccaagggtttatgattttacaaaaatttcctacacaatgcttctaactaagctaagtaagAATTACAAGTAAAGTGCTTTAACAAAGGTGCAACACAACTAGGGACATGTAATGACTCAATACTTGAAACTAGTCCttcgttatgttgttctttgttcttgatgcccttgAGAATCACTTGCAAGATTGACACAGACTTGAGAGAATGCTTGATCGATTCTTGAGTGTGCAAGTGTTTTATTTTATCTTTGCTTTATGTAAATAActcatttgtgacatcacttgaatgatgtaagcaagttaggtaaagggcattccccataaagttgactgctgcactATTTTTGCATTGTTGCATGTGCAGGAAATAACTTTATAGCTGTGGGGAGTTGACTTGTATAGTCACCACGGGAACTGGTGGCCatctgttccctctgttgttcctttgactctgaagagttgaaccaCATCCCCGAACTGAGACTTGTTGTTCTTTAAGTACTTgaggatgtgtaacaggttctTTATCTGATTCTTATCAATAAGTTTGTTATATCATCAAAAACATAACAGGGATACATATAACCTACcaagaagaaaggaaaacaaggatCCAACCGGGAAATGATTGAGCTGACGAGGGAACACCTAATAGTAGTCATTAGTTGAAGACTCGTATAAATGATGCATTCACTAGACTAATGACACAAAGAGGACCGCCACATGCCCATGAGAAGAGCACATTGcaccaaaaataataaagaaataccATAGTGAAAATTTTCCATTTGTTGTCATGTTCCTCAAATGCAATCTAGCTAAAACCTTTTATTGGAAGCTAGCAAGTATTGAACATATACGAGCACCACTAGCTTTGGATGGAGAGAGAGGAGATAGAGGGGGAGAAGAGACTGTTGAAGTATCGAGTATGAGTCATACATGTAGAGCAGCTTTTTTAGTTCATTCTGTTAGGTAGTTAAAATCCTTAGGTGACAGCTGTCACCAGCTAAGTTAATAGAGGCAGTTAATAGAAGTTAGTTAGAGTTAGTTGACTGTACATATTATATACATAGCTACTATACAAAGATAGTTGGTTGGTTGATTTCAATGAATGAAATGAGTTCATTCTCTGCTCAGCTCAACCTCTCATTGCTTCTCACAAACTTGATCAATTGGTTCTAGatcttaacatggtatcagagctcatGAAGACAATCGATTCACGCAGATTACTCGCGATTGATTTCTGTATCTAAAATTTTGGTTGTCTATATAATTGCTTCGATAAAACCTCATCTTAGGTTGAGTCATCTTTGAGCAGTTAGGTATTTTTTGTTTCGCTGTGTTTCACTCTCACCTAAGCTCTCGATGCTGATCTTCAATGGCGATCGGAGCTGTTGGTACTAGAACATGCACACGAATTGATGATACTACTACTAATACAACCCAATTTTGATCCAACAGTACAACTCTAGTTGCAGATCCATGTCGTGTGGGTGTTACAGTTGTCGATCAACATCATCCACTATTTCTCCAACCGTCGGATACTCTAGGTAGCTCTCTAATCTCAATTAAGCTAATTGCACATGAAAACTATGCTCTATGGAGTAGTTCTATGCTTATTAGTCTATTGGGTAAGAGTAAACTAGGTTTTGTAGATGGAAGATATTCTAAGGAGAAATGTGATCCTTCTCTTCATGATTTGTAGGAAAAATGTAATGTTATTCTACTTTCATGGATAATGAACTCTGTGAGCACTGAGTTATTAAGTGAAATGGTGTATGGCACAAGTGCTCACAAGGTATGGAGTGACCTTAGAGAAAGCTTTGAAAAGGCGAATGGCTCGAGAGTATTGTACTTGCATAAGTAGATTGCTACTCTGTCACAAGGCATCTCATCAGTGTCCTCCTATTTCTCTGAATTGAAGGAGTTTTGGGCTGAATGTGATGCTCTTATGCCTTGTCCTGGTTGTGGCTGTGAAGAATCAAAGAGATATGTAGAACATTTTGAGTATCAAAGGCTGCTACAGTTTTAAATGGGACTGAATGAGTCCTATGCATAGTCAAGCAACCGGATCCCAAATATGTCTCCTATTTCCTCTATAAACTTCTATTCTATATTATTTTAGAAGAAAGTAGAAGGTCTTTGGCTAATCATTCCTCAAATGTAGTAGAAATTCATGAAGGAACAACCTTGTTACCACTAAAGGTCATCCTAATTCATCTCAATTTGCCAATAAATCTGGTCCTGCTACTTACTCTTCCATTCCTGCCTCTTATTCCCCTGGCTCTCAGAACCATAATCAAGTGTTGTTCAATAATAAAGGAGGTTCATATTCTACTAATAACTTCAAGCAAAGGAAGAATCAACTGTATTGTGATTATTGCAATTTCAAAGGCCACACTAGGGAAATATGCTATAAGCTTAATGTCTATCCCTCAGATATAAAATCCAAAAAGAAGTATTCTTCAGCAAACTCAGCTGATTATACTGGAGAGAATCAGTTTTCCAACAATTCTGTTGGAAGAACATATCTCACTTCAACCAACATTGTACCAACCTATGGTAGTACATAAGCACCTTTACAAGTAGCCAATCTCACTAACAACCAGCTTGCTCAGGTTGCAGCAAGTGGAATTCCTCAATTTATACAGGAGCAATACAGCCAAATTATACAGATGCTTGAAAAAGGAAGTGAGAATAGTGGCTCAGCCATGGCAGCACGTATGGCACACATCAATCTTTCCTGAAGATAAGCCTAAGTGGATAATTGACACTGGAGCTTCTAATCATATAGTGCATAGGATTGATATATTGTTTGATTTAAAACACTTGGGACAGTCTAAAGTAGGGAAAGTGTGTCTACCTACAGGAGATTTAGCCACTGTAAGACACCTAGGCTCCACATACATATTTCCTGGACACAAGATAACTAATGTAATGCATATACCTGAGTTCAGATACAATCTTCTATTTGTCTCAAATATTACAAAGAAGATGAAATGTGTAGCTATGTTCTTTCCTGACTTTTGTATATTTCAGGATTACTTCAGTGAACaggtgaaggggattggtaaAGAAGATAATGGATTGTATGTGCTCACCTCTGAGAGTAAAATACAAGAAATTGATGGTTCATCTACTACAACAAACTCAAGTTTTATTCCAAGATCTCTCACTGTAAATACCACTAAGTAAACTAGAATAAATGTTGCCCTATGGCATATGAGGCTAGGTCATGTACCTTTGGATATACTTAAGAAAGTTAGTGAATTTCAATCGGTGAAAATGATACTGCACAACATTGTACTGTCTGTCAGTTGCTAAGCAAACAAGATTACCCTTTACTTTAAGTACTTCAATTTCTCATTCCAGTTTTGATATTATTCATGTTGATGTGTGGGGTCCTTATAGGGTTCCTACTTATGATGGAAAGAGGTATTTTTTAACCATAGTTGATGTTCATTCCAGGTTCACCTGGCTTTATATGTTACCCTCAAAAGCTGAAGTAATTGTTATTCTTCGGAACTTCTTCTCAATGGTTAAAACTATTCATTCCTCTACTGTTAAAGTTCTAAGAACAGACAATGGTTGTGAATTCTTTAATACTCAAATGAAATAACTACTCAAGTAACTAGGCATCACTCAACAAAGCTCTTGTGTTTACACTCCACAACATAATGGAGAGGCTGAGAGGAGGCACATGCATATACTCAATGTATCAAGGACACTCAGATTCCAAGCTTTAGTTCCACTCAGATTCTGGGGAGAGTGTGTTATTACTACAGTTTATCTTATAAACATGCTACCTACTTCAATACTCAAAGGTAAAACACCATATGAAGTAATGCATGGTGATCATGCTTCTCTCACTCATCTGAAAGTGTTTGGATGCCTAGGCTATGTGTCAGAAGTAAGGAGAACTGATAAATTTGCTCCTAGAATTGTTCCTGCAGTTTTCCTTGGGTATTTTGTGGTTCAAAAGGGCTATAAGATGAATAGATTAGCCTCCAGGGAGTTTATAGTCAGTAGAGATGTGGTGTTCAAGGAGGTTGTCTCTCCCTTCAAACACACTACCTCTcctattgtcacaacccaaaattcaactagtcgtgatgacacgtaatccaacccgctaggtaagccaatttaacaATAATCCAATTTAAATGAAATTTATTAAGATAataatgataatacaactgaaattttatacaaagaattcccaaggactagtagtacaggTCATgggcttctaagatttagaatttacaacactggtatgaaataaatatatcatctgtttgaaatatacatgaatagattaataattctaaagctaccaaaaGAGAGGTAGTTGTGACTGAAATGCACAtgcatcttcaatgctagctcctgCCATACACAGcaatatcaacatccaaaatctgcacgcaaggtgcagaagtgtagtatgagttcaaccgatcacatgtactcaataagtaacaaccctaaccttaggttaaaagcagtgacgagcttggacaacggtcagagtccaacaataatagccaagaacaactcgtaacaatataataaaacagTACAAGAAATattcaaagatatgatgctcaactcGCTTATAGTatggaaaataggcatgctttttaggtataacagtaaaacccaaatctttcaccgaaatcaccaaaatgtgAGTACATAAGAAAATTATGATTTTCccccaaaactttcaacaacagataggatgtttcattatcagatggcatgaggaaagtacatctctatgcctacatgtcaatatgcatgtgaaatcatgaatgtcacaataccgtacaacataaggaaatgcatctctatgcctacgtgccaagtatgcatgtcaagtgCAATGATCCACAGTGATAAACTCATGTGCTCATGCTATCGGAGTAGTCAACCTCACtcagcacgctcaatcactcagtcctcccagtcactcattcctcccagtcacttagtcctcccagCCACTCAGTCTTCCCAATCACTCGGTACTCACGCTCAGCACTCGTACTCGACACTCTCACTCGGTAGGTACCTACCCTCACTACTAGTATGTCGGACTCCGGAGAGGCGGATCCTGTCCAATGCTAATATAAGCTAATCATGGCATGAATAAATAAAGCttgctgcggtgtgcaacccgatcccataaatatcactcacaatcaaacccacggcctcactcagtcatcattcTCTCCAGTTTCTTagcctcacaaatctcatgctaATCAGCctaaacaatgataatatgatatgagacaaatgataacagagactgagatatgatatgcaatgaatgagtatgactgagtagataattgcaatttaagcaaataactcaacagtagaaatgacctcaATGTGTCCCAACAGTAttaacatatagcctaaacatggtttctaacataaaTCATAGCTCAATTATTCTAGCACGTaaaaatttcatggatagaaacaatATTAGGacactacacagtaccacaaaatctttaatcaaaagccctaagtcaaccaaaaagtcaaacccatgTCCGCACCTCAAAACGTGATGAAACTAacgaa
This DNA window, taken from Nicotiana tabacum cultivar K326 chromosome 15, ASM71507v2, whole genome shotgun sequence, encodes the following:
- the LOC142169629 gene encoding uncharacterized protein LOC142169629, translating into MVAPPNFEEGQSTYRPPRFNGQYYGWWKTRMHDFIMAEDSELWDVIYDGPFVPMKTIGEQTVTVPKFRKEYSDANHKAIEKNFRAKKILVCGIGPDEYNRISACQSVKEIWEALQTAHEGTTQVKHSMIDMLTTKYELFRMKDDESIQDMHTLFTSIINELHSLGEIIPRNKLVRKILSVLPGSWESKVNAITEAKGSVKADH